The Salegentibacter sp. Hel_I_6 region TTCATTTTACTATAATCGTAAGACCAACGGTAAACTGAAGGGATTGCACCAGGCCAGTTTCCGTGAATGTGTTCTACCGGGGTAGTCCATTCTAAAGTCGTAGCGTTCCACGGGTTTTGCGTTGCCTTTTTTCCGAAGAAAATAGAGCTAAAGAAATTATATAGGAATACTACCTGTACTGCCGCAGTAATAATTGCGAAAATAGTAATCAACACATTTACATCGGCAAGATCATCAAAATATGGGAATGCAGTGTTGGTATAATAACGTCTTGGAAGTCCTGCCAAACCGATAAAGTGCATAGGGAAAAATACTCCATAAGCTCCTACAGCGGTAATCCAGAAGTGAACATACCCAAGGTTTTTATTCATCATACGCCCAAACATTTTTGGGAACCAGTGGTAAACACCAGCAAGTAATCCATAGATCGCAGAGATACCCATTACCAGGTGGAAGTGGGCAATTACGAAATAAGTATCGTGAACATTTATATCCAATGTTGAATCTCCAAGGATAATTCCTGTAAGACCCCCTGTAATAAAGGTAGAAACAAACCCAATAGAGAAAAGCATCGCAGGGTTCATTTGCAGGTTACCTTTCCAGAGTGTCGTGATCCAGTTAAAGGCTTTTACTGCAGACGGAATAGCGATTAATAATGTTGTAAATGTAAATACAGAACCAAGGAATGGATTCATCCCTGAAACGAACATATGGTGACCCCATACGATTGTTGAAAGGAATGCAATTGCAAGAATTGAAGCAACCATCGCACGGTAACCAAAAACCGGTTTACGTGAATTAGTGGCTAAAACCTCAGATACAATACCCATAGCAGGTAGAATTACAATATAAACTTCAGGGTGACCAAGAAACCAGAATAAGTGTTCAAATAAAACAGGAGAACCTCCCTGGTGACTTAATACTTCTCCCTCAAGATAAATATCACTAAGGAAGAAAGAAGTTCCAAAACTTCTATCCATTATAAGTAGTAGTGCTGCAGATAATAATACTGGGAAAGAAACCACACCAATAACGGCCGTAATGAAAAACGCCCAAATGGTAAGTGGAAGTCTCATCATAGACATCCCTTTGGTTCTAAGGTTAAGCACAGTCACAATATAGTTTAGTGAACCTAGAAGAGAGGATGCGATAAAAATAGCCATAGAAATTAACCAAAGCGTCATTCCCATTCCTGAACCTCCAATTGCCTGTGGCAATGCACTAAGCGGAGGATAAATTGTCCAACCTGCAGAGGCCGGTCCAGATTCGATAAATAATGAACTAAGCATAATTGTACAGGAAATGAAAAACAACCAGTATGAAAGCATGTTCATAAAACCGGAAGCCATATCTCGAGCACCAATTTGTAATGGAATAAGTAGGTTACTAAAAGTACCACTCAACCCGGCAGTTAATACAAAGAATACCATGATGGTACCGTGAATAGTAACCAAAGCCAAGTAAATTGAAGGCGTCATGACACCATCCGGTGCCCATCTATCGCCTAGAAGCCATTCAAAAATCATAAAAGATTCTTCTGGCCATGCTAATTGAAGACGGAAAAGTACGGACATCATAATCCCTACAATACCCATCAAGATACCTGTAATAAGGTATTGCTTGGCAATCATCTTATGGTCTGTACTAAATATGTATTTAGTAATAAAAGTTTGTTTATGATGATGTCCGTGATCTTCGTGGTGATCGTGAGCCGGTGCTGTTGCTATTGCTGACATATCTTAGATATATATTCTTTTAAAATCAATTATTGTTGTGACTCGATAGTGGTTTTAAACGTATCCTGTTCGCTTAACCATTCGTTGTAATCTTCTTCGCTTTCAACAACTATCTTCATCTGCATATTGTAGTGAGCATCACCACAAATCTTGTTACAAAGAAGGAAGTAATCAAATTCGTAAGAATCTAATGGGGAATCTCCTTCCGCCATTAAAATCTGGCTATTCTCCTTTCTAATTTCATTAATGGTTTTCACTTTATCAACCATATATTCTGAATTTCTCATTTCTTCAGTAGTAATATCCGGAGTAAAGGCGAATTGTGTTACCATACCCGGTACTACGTTCATTTGCGCTCTAAAATGGGGAAAATACGCTGAGTGAAGAACATCCTGAGATCTGAATTTAAATAATACCTGCTTTCCAACCGGAAGGTGAAGTTCTGTAGTTATTTTATCGTCTTCTGCATAAGAATCATTCTCATTAAGTCCAACAGTATTCACACCTTCAATAAAACGCACGTTAGCTTCTCCAAGGGTATTGTCTTCCCCTGCATATCTAGCCTGCCAGCTAAACTGTTTGGCATAGATTTCAATTACAATAGGATCATCATCTTCGCTAATATTCATAATATCACTCCAGGTAAATAAGCCATAAATAATTAAACCTGCAAGGGTTATTACCGGGATAATAGTCCAAATAAATTCCAGTTTATCGTTATCGGCAAAGAAAAGGGCTCTTTGTCCTTTCTTTCCCTGGTATTTATATGCGAACCAGTGAAGTAGTGCTTGTGTAATTACCTGTACCACCATAATAAGCCCAATAGAGATAAACATCAAGGTATCTACTTCGTTCCCATGCTCTGAAGCGGCTTCGGGAAGGTAGAACTTACTCCAATGCCAAAAGCTATAAGCCATCCCCACGTAAATGAAGATCATAAACCAAAGCATTAGTTTGGCTTGTTGCCTGTTATCATTATCATTAGCTATTTCAGAACTGTCGGCACTTGGGCCCTGGGACAGCTCAAAAATTTTAGACATTTGCCAACCGGTAACGGCCAAAAGGGCTAATACTATTATTACTAAAAATACGGTCATTTTATACGTTCTTCTTTAAACAATCAAATCTTTTATTAATAGTGGAAATGTTCACTTTCCTTTATAAATGGATTGCGTTTAGCAAGCAGTGGGGCTTTAGTAAGCGCATTAAAGACCACAAAAGTAAACAATCCTCCAAAGAAAAGTACTGCACTTATCTCAGGAATTCCTATAAACCATGATTCTCCTACAGTTGCAGGCATCACCATATTAAATACATCTAAATAATGGCCTACAAGAATAACTATACCCGTCATAACCACAAACCAGTTTACACGCTTGTAGTCGCTATTCATTAGCACTAATAACGGGAATACAAAATTTAATACTACCATACCAAAGAATGGTAAACCATAATTTTCAATTCGACTAATAAAGTATACTACCTCTTCTGGAATATTTGAATACCAGATAAGCATAAACTGTGAAAACCAAAGGTAGGTCCAGAATATACTAATCCCGAACATAAACTTTGCCAAATCGTGTATATGGCTGTTATTAACAAAAGGTAAATGTCCTCTTGATTTTAAGTAAATACTAACCAGAGCGATTACCGTAATCCCAGAAACGAACATACTTGAGAATACATACCATCCAAACAAAGTACTAAACCAGTGAGGATCTAAGCTCATAATCCAGTCCCAGCTCATCATAGATTCTGAAACAAGGAAGAATACTAAAAATCCTGCCGCAAGTTTAAAGTTCTTTTTGAAATAATAATTATCTGTAGCCTCGTCAAGTCTTCTTGAATTTCTAACCAGAAAATGTCTAAAAATAAACCAACCGGCTAAAAATATAGCCGCTCTAATTAAGAAAAATGGTACATTTAAGTAAGCGGTTTTCTTCTGAATAATCTCATCGTGTGCTACCACTTCAGGATCCATCCATACAAATAGGTGGTTTAGGTGTAACCCAGATAGCACAAGAAGCACAAACATAATTATCCCACCAGGAACAATGTAGGCTGATATAGCTTCCATAACTCTAAACAATACCGGAGACCAACCTGATTGGGATGCATACTGCACCGCATAAAAGGCTAATACCCCTAAA contains the following coding sequences:
- a CDS encoding cbb3-type cytochrome c oxidase subunit I: MSAIATAPAHDHHEDHGHHHKQTFITKYIFSTDHKMIAKQYLITGILMGIVGIMMSVLFRLQLAWPEESFMIFEWLLGDRWAPDGVMTPSIYLALVTIHGTIMVFFVLTAGLSGTFSNLLIPLQIGARDMASGFMNMLSYWLFFISCTIMLSSLFIESGPASAGWTIYPPLSALPQAIGGSGMGMTLWLISMAIFIASSLLGSLNYIVTVLNLRTKGMSMMRLPLTIWAFFITAVIGVVSFPVLLSAALLLIMDRSFGTSFFLSDIYLEGEVLSHQGGSPVLFEHLFWFLGHPEVYIVILPAMGIVSEVLATNSRKPVFGYRAMVASILAIAFLSTIVWGHHMFVSGMNPFLGSVFTFTTLLIAIPSAVKAFNWITTLWKGNLQMNPAMLFSIGFVSTFITGGLTGIILGDSTLDINVHDTYFVIAHFHLVMGISAIYGLLAGVYHWFPKMFGRMMNKNLGYVHFWITAVGAYGVFFPMHFIGLAGLPRRYYTNTAFPYFDDLADVNVLITIFAIITAAVQVVFLYNFFSSIFFGKKATQNPWNATTLEWTTPVEHIHGNWPGAIPSVYRWSYDYSKMNMEGTDYVIPGQDFVPQNVPLQDHEEELNH
- a CDS encoding cytochrome c oxidase subunit II, which translates into the protein MTVFLVIIVLALLAVTGWQMSKIFELSQGPSADSSEIANDNDNRQQAKLMLWFMIFIYVGMAYSFWHWSKFYLPEAASEHGNEVDTLMFISIGLIMVVQVITQALLHWFAYKYQGKKGQRALFFADNDKLEFIWTIIPVITLAGLIIYGLFTWSDIMNISEDDDPIVIEIYAKQFSWQARYAGEDNTLGEANVRFIEGVNTVGLNENDSYAEDDKITTELHLPVGKQVLFKFRSQDVLHSAYFPHFRAQMNVVPGMVTQFAFTPDITTEEMRNSEYMVDKVKTINEIRKENSQILMAEGDSPLDSYEFDYFLLCNKICGDAHYNMQMKIVVESEEDYNEWLSEQDTFKTTIESQQ